ATTCTACTTCTTTCCCTTCAACATTATCAACATTTTGAGGGAGAGCTGTTAAGTGTAAAAAGTAATCTTTTTCATCTTCACCAGTAATAAAACCGTAACCTTTTTCTTTTCTGTACCATTTAATAGTTCCTTTCATTTTGCAA
The genomic region above belongs to Candidatus Woesearchaeota archaeon and contains:
- a CDS encoding cold shock domain-containing protein; amino-acid sequence: MKGTIKWYRKEKGYGFITGEDEKDYFLHLTALPQNVDNVEGKEVEFEVETTQRGVQATKIVFPNSPEKEV